The genomic window TGCATAACCTGCTAATACAAGGTAAGTACCCATTTTTACAGTGTTGTGGGAAAGAATGTACTTTCTAGCACCTATAGCTTGTGCAGCTAGTGCAGAAGTACATATGCTTATGGATTGCGGAATCATATACATTACTGAAACGAAACTTGTAAGTATTTGATGGGCACCAGAAACGTAAATACCTTCTCTTGCTACAAATAAAGCCATAAAAGAGAAAATGCTTATCTCAACAAAGTAAGACCCACCCATAGGGATACCCAGATTTAAAATTTGCTTTATAGGCTTAAATTTGGGTCGCCCTAGATGAAGTAAAAATTTATCGTACACAGGGTTTTTGAAGATGATAAAAAGCCCTACCGTATATGTAATCCAACTTACTATAAGTGTCGAAAGCCCAGCACCTGCACTTCCTAAAGCTGGTAATCCTAATTTTCCAAATATTAAAATCCAATTTAGTAAAGCCTTTGAGAGTGTGCCAACTATACTGATATACATTATGTGTCGTGGATTTTGTGATGAAGTACAGATGGCATATACAGCCCTATACATCATCATAGCTGGCAATGCTAAATAACATATACGTAAATATATAGTAATTTCATCTCTAACGACTTGTGAGACTTCTCCCGAAATCGATAGCCACATATCGGGAAATAGCATAAGTAGCCCAACTAAGAGCGACAATATGAAAGCAAGCCAAGTCCCCTGACCCCAAAAAATCCCGACCTCTGCATTTTTTCTGGCTCCGATAAGTTGGGCAATAATTGGAATAATCGCATGTATCACACCCATTAAACTTATGCTTATGGTCACAAAGATTGCAGACCCTAAACTCATAGCTTGTAGACCAACGGCACTATAGTTACCAATCATCATAGTGTCCAATACGGCATAAGAAATTCCTGCAAGTTGACCGATAAGAATCGGCCAAGTCATAGATATCAATTTCTTAAAAATGGCGTTGCTATATGTGGACATGTGAACCTATTTTTTTAGGAATATAAAATATTCCCCGTGCCTTTCGCTGGCTCTGTGACCCTGCCAAAGAATTTGAGAGTCATCTATAAGAGCTTGAATTTTATTAACGTGATTAGTATGAGTGTTGGCTTGTATCATAGCAAAATCACACTCATTATTGCTAAATTTTAAATTAGAAAAAATATTAAAAACAGCAAGTTGACCTAGCCCTAAATCAATTGGGTTAACACAACTATTTGGTGGCACTAACCCTTTAACTGCTCTGTTTAATTCCTCACCAGTTGAACGATATGACCTTCCATAATTGATTAGAGGTAACCATAAAAGGGATAGTAAAAACCAAACGCAGGTCAACCCTGCTGCGGTTACAATAAGCCCTCTCCATAGCCCTCGTGGTTGTTTACGAATTCGCCAGTTAACCAACATTATCCATAATGCCGAAACTACAATTCCAGCAAAAACGGAAAGCCAATCGATAGTAACTTCATAACCATTAACTAATCGCATAATATT from Taylorella equigenitalis ATCC 35865 includes these protein-coding regions:
- a CDS encoding MATE family efflux transporter — protein: MSTYSNAIFKKLISMTWPILIGQLAGISYAVLDTMMIGNYSAVGLQAMSLGSAIFVTISISLMGVIHAIIPIIAQLIGARKNAEVGIFWGQGTWLAFILSLLVGLLMLFPDMWLSISGEVSQVVRDEITIYLRICYLALPAMMMYRAVYAICTSSQNPRHIMYISIVGTLSKALLNWILIFGKLGLPALGSAGAGLSTLIVSWITYTVGLFIIFKNPVYDKFLLHLGRPKFKPIKQILNLGIPMGGSYFVEISIFSFMALFVAREGIYVSGAHQILTSFVSVMYMIPQSISICTSALAAQAIGARKYILSHNTVKMGTYLVLAGYAILALTVILFKVPLVDLYTNNTDVAHITLIMISIIPFFHLADALQCYVPYILRAHKIATVPFVTQSIILLGIGLAGGYYFGFGAGRGNIKFLTEFIVPNAPIGIASMWTMITISLYICTAILGTWYYFVIKELIPKSRKNNMPFYYKKDLFKRKKP